The Marinifilum sp. JC120 genome window below encodes:
- a CDS encoding D-cysteine desulfhydrase produces MNLAKFSRRGYVQSATPIEAVPAFSEALGGKVNIFIKRDDLLPGCSGGNKTRKLDFCIADAIDNGADTIITCGAVQSNHARLTLSWAVKEGMDCHLILEERVKGSYKPEASGNNFLFQIMGVKSIDVVPGGSDMMGEMKKLAAKLEAEGKKPYIIPGGASNTIGATGYVSCAEETLQQLFEMGLNIDHMVVPSGSAGTHAGIVVGMYGCNANIPVSGVNVSRPKDVQEGIVHKLAVETAERVGVKGGIPAEAIECFDSYVGPGYSLPTDSMVEAVKLLASTEGILLDPVYSGKAMAGLVDLVRKGHFPEGSNVLFLHTGGSPALYAYLDTFRD; encoded by the coding sequence ATGAACCTCGCTAAATTTTCCCGTCGTGGATATGTTCAGTCCGCAACTCCCATCGAAGCTGTTCCGGCTTTCTCCGAAGCTCTTGGTGGTAAAGTAAACATCTTCATCAAACGTGATGACCTGCTCCCCGGTTGCTCCGGTGGTAACAAGACCCGTAAGCTCGACTTCTGCATCGCTGATGCTATCGACAACGGTGCTGACACCATCATCACCTGCGGCGCTGTTCAGTCCAACCATGCTCGCCTGACTCTTTCCTGGGCAGTGAAAGAAGGTATGGATTGCCACCTGATCCTTGAAGAACGTGTTAAAGGCAGCTACAAACCTGAAGCTTCCGGTAACAACTTCCTCTTCCAGATCATGGGCGTTAAATCCATCGACGTAGTTCCCGGCGGCTCCGATATGATGGGCGAAATGAAAAAACTGGCTGCAAAGCTGGAAGCTGAAGGCAAAAAGCCTTACATCATCCCCGGCGGCGCATCCAACACCATCGGTGCTACCGGTTATGTTTCCTGCGCAGAAGAAACTTTGCAGCAGCTCTTCGAAATGGGCCTCAACATCGACCACATGGTTGTACCTTCCGGTTCCGCAGGAACCCACGCAGGTATCGTTGTCGGTATGTACGGCTGCAACGCAAACATCCCCGTATCCGGTGTTAACGTAAGCCGTCCTAAAGATGTTCAGGAAGGAATCGTTCACAAGCTGGCAGTTGAAACTGCTGAGCGCGTTGGCGTAAAAGGCGGCATCCCCGCTGAAGCAATTGAATGCTTCGATTCTTACGTCGGCCCCGGCTACTCCCTGCCCACCGATTCCATGGTTGAAGCTGTTAAACTGCTCGCTTCCACCGAAGGTATCCTGCTTGACCCGGTATACTCCGGTAAAGCAATGGCCGGTCTGGTAGATCTCGTCCGCAAAGGACACTTCCCCGAAGGTTCCAATGTACTCTTCCTGCACACTGGCGGCTCCCCCGCTCTGTATGCATACCTGGACACCTTTCGCGACTAA
- a CDS encoding HlyD family efflux transporter periplasmic adaptor subunit, translating into MLDRPFHWRCSRYPFFKESLSMKSFLCRKSTLWIVLILIALLPLPSIISYMQRFVVRNGVVTAYRYEVHAPIDGVVEAMAIVPGMVSQGGAALKIGNRRTSGQYETLERELVALEERLVVSRKKLDGYMDRLIKDIDQSLAILSARIKGEKAAFKEAKHRRNRIAKLAKASVATSEDEDKAESEFLRADAKVRSTQLEMGQLKHRRGMLNQSMLPNDLSDGALQVQKRINDLEQNILACKRRMSEIENASGVDDVQNTRNTRAAVALPETAVVWEVDVQDGMEVSKGDRLLSYIDRSRLMVEVAVDDATLELVTPGQPVKVRLYGRSEFIEGKVSRVMGSGGIWHSNLFAAGIKARSPRDGRVLVLIDDPQLYGRVEKFCGVGRTAYAEFEGIGLMEQYFGVFLR; encoded by the coding sequence ATGCTTGATCGTCCGTTTCACTGGCGGTGTTCTCGTTATCCTTTTTTCAAGGAGTCTTTATCCATGAAGTCCTTTCTGTGCCGTAAGTCTACTCTCTGGATTGTGTTAATTTTAATTGCGTTGCTTCCGCTTCCTTCCATCATCAGTTACATGCAGCGTTTTGTAGTGCGAAATGGCGTGGTTACCGCTTATCGTTATGAGGTTCATGCGCCAATTGACGGAGTTGTGGAAGCTATGGCCATTGTGCCGGGTATGGTTTCGCAGGGTGGAGCGGCACTGAAGATCGGCAACCGCAGAACTTCCGGGCAATATGAGACTCTTGAAAGGGAGCTGGTTGCTCTTGAAGAGAGGCTGGTAGTAAGCCGCAAGAAGCTGGATGGCTATATGGATCGCTTGATAAAGGATATTGATCAGAGCCTTGCTATTCTTTCGGCTCGTATAAAAGGAGAGAAAGCAGCTTTTAAAGAGGCGAAGCATCGCCGTAACCGCATCGCCAAGCTGGCGAAAGCCTCTGTTGCCACCAGTGAAGATGAGGACAAGGCTGAGTCGGAGTTTTTGAGAGCTGATGCAAAGGTGAGATCCACTCAGCTTGAAATGGGACAGTTGAAGCATAGGCGGGGAATGCTTAACCAGAGCATGTTGCCTAATGATCTTTCAGACGGGGCATTGCAGGTTCAAAAGCGAATAAATGATCTGGAACAAAATATTCTCGCTTGTAAGAGGCGGATGAGTGAAATTGAGAATGCCTCCGGGGTCGATGATGTGCAGAATACCCGTAACACCCGTGCGGCAGTTGCTCTGCCCGAAACTGCTGTGGTTTGGGAAGTGGATGTTCAGGATGGAATGGAGGTCAGCAAGGGGGACAGGCTTCTATCATATATAGATAGAAGCAGGCTTATGGTTGAGGTAGCTGTGGATGATGCCACACTTGAACTGGTTACTCCCGGTCAGCCGGTTAAGGTACGTCTTTACGGCAGGTCTGAGTTTATTGAAGGTAAGGTCAGCCGGGTCATGGGTTCCGGTGGGATCTGGCATTCCAATCTTTTTGCTGCCGGGATTAAAGCCCGCTCACCGCGTGATGGACGTGTGCTGGTGTTAATCGATGACCCGCAACTCTACGGGCGGGTGGAAAAGTTTTGTGGAGTCGGGCGTACTGCCTATGCAGAGTTTGAGGGGATAGGTCTTATGGAGCAGTATTTTGGAGTGTTCCTGCGATGA
- a CDS encoding ABC transporter permease: MKVDFNIKSKLSLLTPFVFPALILLVWWWVSVSNLVNPYLIPSPEEVFEAGRDLFLSGKLYLHTVASLKRALLGFSITALIATLLATILYFIPVMESFLNFPLEFVRTTPPLAAIPLLILWFGIGEGAKLAIIILASFFPIFLNTLDGLKNADANLLEMGKTLDLNRVEVFRFILLPAAIPSVITGLRLGFGYSWRALIGAELVAASSGLGYMILDAEELARTDYVFVGIMLIGGLGFVFDYLFKKATDRIVLFLHLKESFGGADGRY, from the coding sequence ATGAAAGTGGATTTCAATATCAAATCAAAGTTAAGCCTATTAACTCCCTTTGTTTTTCCGGCCTTGATACTTCTTGTGTGGTGGTGGGTAAGTGTCAGTAACCTGGTGAATCCTTATCTGATCCCCTCACCTGAGGAGGTCTTTGAAGCAGGGAGGGATTTATTTTTGTCTGGGAAGTTGTATCTTCACACTGTTGCCAGTCTTAAAAGGGCCTTGCTGGGTTTTTCCATAACCGCCCTTATTGCGACATTGCTGGCGACGATACTTTATTTCATCCCGGTGATGGAGTCTTTTTTGAATTTTCCACTCGAATTTGTACGTACAACGCCGCCCTTAGCCGCAATTCCATTGTTGATTCTCTGGTTCGGAATCGGTGAAGGGGCAAAGCTTGCAATTATCATTTTGGCGTCCTTTTTTCCTATTTTTCTTAATACCTTGGATGGGTTGAAAAATGCGGATGCAAATTTGTTGGAAATGGGAAAAACTCTAGATTTGAACCGGGTGGAGGTCTTTCGCTTTATTCTACTCCCGGCAGCAATTCCATCTGTCATCACTGGCCTTCGGCTTGGATTCGGTTATAGCTGGCGTGCTTTGATCGGGGCTGAACTGGTCGCAGCATCTTCCGGCCTCGGCTACATGATTTTGGACGCAGAGGAATTGGCCCGCACTGATTATGTATTTGTAGGAATCATGCTTATTGGCGGGCTGGGCTTTGTATTTGATTATCTTTTCAAGAAAGCAACTGATCGAATTGTTTTATTCCTTCATCTGAAGGAATCTTTTGGAGGTGCTGATGGTCGGTATTGA
- a CDS encoding dicarboxylate/amino acid:cation symporter: MKLYHKILLGLILGIITGLILGDKAAYLKPIGDIFIRCLRLIVVPLILSTLITGVVSTGDVRNLGKLGFRTLAYFMGTTTVAVVIGLIVANFVQPGTGLSLGEIAAIQRPETVGPMEMLVSMFPINPMEALAKGRVLQIIVFALLFGAGLSMTGEAGEPVKKFFEGIAEVMFKVSDIVISFAPYGVFALIAWTTGKFGLDILMPMAKLIAATFLACTAHILFTYTGLIALIGRVSPVAFLKKVMEPALVGLSTCSAAAAFPFSMRAQKQLGVPKKVFGFTMPMALTINMDGTALYQSVAAMFVANAFGIELTITQQATIVLTAVLASVGTASIPGGGLIMLTMVLESVGLPLEGIAIVAGIDRILDMFRTTTNIFGDNSAGVVVASLGGELDREVAATSLDKLEEAEAHK; encoded by the coding sequence ATGAAACTTTACCACAAAATACTACTTGGCCTAATACTAGGAATAATAACTGGATTAATCCTAGGTGATAAAGCAGCATACTTGAAACCGATAGGCGACATTTTCATCCGTTGCCTCAGACTTATTGTTGTCCCCCTGATTCTTTCTACATTGATTACCGGCGTTGTAAGTACCGGAGATGTCCGCAACTTAGGTAAACTCGGATTCAGAACTCTCGCCTATTTTATGGGCACAACAACTGTAGCTGTTGTTATCGGCCTTATCGTAGCTAACTTCGTACAGCCAGGCACAGGACTTTCTCTTGGAGAAATTGCAGCTATCCAACGCCCTGAAACTGTGGGACCAATGGAAATGCTCGTCAGCATGTTCCCAATCAACCCCATGGAAGCTCTTGCCAAAGGACGCGTGCTGCAAATCATCGTCTTTGCCCTTCTTTTCGGAGCAGGCCTATCAATGACTGGTGAAGCCGGTGAGCCTGTCAAAAAATTCTTTGAAGGCATTGCGGAAGTCATGTTCAAAGTTTCCGACATTGTTATCAGCTTCGCACCTTATGGTGTTTTTGCCTTGATCGCATGGACTACTGGTAAATTCGGACTTGATATTCTTATGCCCATGGCCAAACTGATTGCAGCGACTTTTCTTGCCTGCACCGCTCACATCTTATTCACATACACAGGCTTAATTGCCCTGATCGGACGAGTTTCCCCCGTTGCCTTTCTCAAAAAAGTAATGGAACCCGCATTGGTAGGTCTTTCAACATGCAGCGCAGCAGCAGCATTCCCCTTTTCCATGCGTGCCCAGAAACAACTTGGTGTACCAAAAAAAGTTTTCGGATTCACTATGCCTATGGCTTTGACCATTAACATGGATGGTACAGCGTTATACCAGTCTGTAGCAGCTATGTTCGTGGCTAATGCCTTCGGCATTGAGCTGACCATTACTCAGCAGGCGACCATTGTTCTTACTGCTGTTTTGGCTTCAGTCGGCACCGCCAGCATCCCCGGAGGAGGATTAATCATGTTGACGATGGTGCTTGAATCCGTAGGACTTCCGCTGGAAGGCATCGCCATTGTAGCCGGTATTGACAGAATTCTTGATATGTTCCGTACAACTACAAATATCTTCGGCGACAACTCCGCAGGTGTAGTCGTTGCTTCCCTCGGTGGTGAACTTGATCGTGAAGTTGCCGCAACTAGCCTTGACAAACTGGAAGAGGCCGAAGCCCATAAATAA
- a CDS encoding D-amino-acid transaminase, whose amino-acid sequence MSRTVFVNGAYVSEEDAKVSVFDRGFLFADGIYEVTAVVDGKICEWDGHVTRLERSLGEIGMAMPMSAAELLEVHREMVKRNDLEEGAIYLQVTRGATDRDFVMPEGLEQTVVLFTQAKILTGKKSGLRVISVPDIRWGRRDIKTVQLLAASLVKTEAKKQGKDDAWMVEDGFVTEGSSNNTYIVTKEGKIITRNLTNSILPGITRKSVLRLADEMKMEIEERPFTIEEAQHAVEAFMTAATSFVTPVIEVDGVQLGDGTPGPVSKRLSEVYIEESRKASC is encoded by the coding sequence ATGAGTCGTACTGTATTTGTTAATGGTGCTTATGTGTCTGAAGAAGACGCAAAAGTTTCTGTTTTCGATCGTGGTTTTTTGTTTGCGGATGGTATTTATGAAGTTACCGCTGTAGTAGATGGTAAAATCTGTGAGTGGGATGGGCATGTGACTCGTCTTGAGCGTTCTCTTGGTGAAATCGGAATGGCTATGCCCATGAGTGCAGCTGAACTTCTTGAAGTCCACCGCGAGATGGTTAAGCGCAATGACCTTGAGGAAGGCGCAATTTATCTTCAGGTTACCCGTGGTGCCACTGACCGTGATTTTGTCATGCCCGAAGGTCTTGAACAGACAGTGGTCCTCTTTACTCAGGCCAAGATCCTTACCGGTAAAAAATCCGGTTTGCGCGTAATTTCTGTTCCCGATATCCGTTGGGGCCGTCGTGATATCAAGACCGTGCAGTTGCTGGCAGCTTCTCTGGTCAAGACCGAAGCCAAGAAACAAGGTAAGGATGATGCATGGATGGTGGAAGACGGTTTTGTAACCGAAGGTTCTTCCAACAATACCTACATTGTGACTAAAGAAGGGAAGATTATTACCCGTAATCTTACCAATTCCATCCTGCCGGGCATAACCCGCAAATCCGTGCTTCGTCTCGCTGATGAAATGAAAATGGAAATCGAAGAGCGTCCTTTTACTATCGAGGAAGCTCAGCATGCAGTAGAAGCTTTTATGACCGCAGCAACCTCTTTTGTCACTCCGGTTATTGAAGTTGACGGAGTTCAACTCGGCGACGGCACTCCCGGTCCGGTGAGCAAGCGTCTCAGCGAAGTTTATATTGAGGAAAGCCGCAAAGCTTCCTGTTAA
- a CDS encoding aliphatic sulfonate ABC transporter — MAIPAQAEELKEINISYVKSPFNLQIMVIKEKMLLEKEFTKDGIKVNWHTITSGAKQAQAMAAGSLDLASVINSTSVLLANAAGNKVRIVGGVSRPAKTFAIVAGKNGPRTIEELKGKTIAGPKGTVLHQMLVAALESKGLKESDVKMLSMGLPKARTAMLGGQVDAALLAASLVIKSEEAGAHVVATADGLVSPKLVVGARDEFAQQHPDMIARYLKVQREAMDFIVNNQKEAITIGAKEQGISIKDATILFSQSGYTNAITIGDVESMREDLAFLHKNNMVKKTINPAEACLPVAFME; from the coding sequence ATGGCGATACCAGCTCAGGCGGAGGAATTGAAGGAGATTAATATCTCGTATGTGAAGAGTCCTTTTAATCTCCAGATCATGGTTATCAAAGAGAAAATGCTTCTTGAAAAGGAATTCACAAAAGATGGAATAAAAGTAAATTGGCACACAATTACCAGTGGTGCCAAACAGGCGCAGGCTATGGCCGCCGGATCACTTGATCTTGCTTCCGTTATTAACAGTACTTCGGTTCTGCTGGCTAACGCAGCTGGTAATAAAGTCCGCATTGTCGGCGGGGTGAGCCGTCCGGCAAAGACCTTTGCAATTGTAGCAGGGAAAAACGGCCCTCGTACAATTGAGGAGTTAAAAGGTAAAACCATTGCCGGACCTAAGGGGACTGTTTTGCATCAGATGCTGGTCGCAGCTCTCGAGAGTAAAGGTTTGAAAGAAAGTGACGTTAAAATGCTTTCCATGGGGCTTCCTAAGGCCCGTACCGCTATGCTGGGTGGTCAGGTAGATGCCGCTCTTCTGGCAGCTAGTCTGGTAATTAAGTCCGAAGAGGCAGGTGCCCACGTAGTTGCTACTGCTGACGGGCTTGTTTCGCCCAAGTTGGTGGTCGGCGCGCGGGATGAGTTCGCTCAGCAGCATCCTGATATGATTGCGAGATATCTTAAGGTTCAGCGCGAGGCTATGGATTTTATAGTCAATAACCAGAAGGAAGCAATTACCATTGGTGCTAAGGAGCAGGGAATTTCCATTAAAGATGCGACTATCCTCTTTAGTCAGTCTGGATATACCAATGCAATCACTATTGGTGATGTGGAAAGTATGCGCGAAGATTTGGCCTTCCTTCATAAGAACAACATGGTCAAGAAAACTATTAACCCTGCCGAAGCCTGCCTGCCAGTAGCTTTTATGGAGTAA
- a CDS encoding TRAP transporter small permease has translation MAAVQKSVSAMSKNLFDKVEGVVSSTCLAGMALIIAVQVFMRYVLQSSLDWSEELARYLFIWSVYVGCSYATQKDRHLEVTILRTFGHNFAKYVTLAAYVCTIGFCVCTAVWGFQMVNFLAGTGQKTPALEIQMYWVFLSVPVGMSFMAIRTAQRVLSILRGDIKFASPVEK, from the coding sequence GTGGCCGCTGTTCAAAAAAGCGTGAGCGCCATGAGTAAAAATTTATTCGATAAAGTCGAAGGGGTCGTCTCGTCTACCTGTCTCGCAGGCATGGCCCTGATCATCGCAGTGCAGGTCTTCATGCGCTACGTCCTGCAAAGTTCGCTGGACTGGTCTGAAGAGTTGGCCCGCTACCTCTTCATCTGGTCCGTCTATGTCGGTTGTAGCTACGCAACCCAAAAAGACCGCCATCTGGAAGTAACCATTCTCCGCACCTTCGGCCATAATTTCGCAAAATATGTGACCCTTGCAGCCTATGTATGCACCATAGGATTCTGCGTCTGCACCGCAGTCTGGGGGTTTCAGATGGTTAACTTCCTCGCAGGCACAGGCCAGAAGACTCCAGCCCTTGAAATCCAAATGTACTGGGTCTTCCTTAGTGTTCCCGTCGGTATGAGCTTCATGGCCATCCGCACCGCACAGCGCGTGCTCTCCATCCTGCGGGGAGATATTAAATTCGCCTCCCCGGTGGAAAAATAG
- a CDS encoding RidA family protein produces MTKKIIDTPNAPAAIGPYSQAVATGDLLFTSGALPIDPATGKMVEGSIEDRAHQVFKNLSAIAEEAGTSLDNAVKTTVYLADIADFQSVNGVYGEYFNKPFPARSAFQVAALPLGSDIEVEAIINLK; encoded by the coding sequence ATGACCAAAAAAATCATCGACACTCCCAACGCTCCCGCCGCTATTGGCCCTTACTCTCAGGCTGTAGCAACAGGCGATCTGCTCTTTACTTCCGGCGCACTGCCCATTGATCCGGCAACCGGAAAAATGGTGGAAGGCAGCATCGAAGATCGTGCTCATCAGGTTTTCAAGAACCTGAGCGCAATCGCAGAAGAGGCAGGAACCTCTCTGGACAATGCAGTCAAGACCACCGTCTACCTCGCTGACATTGCTGACTTTCAGTCAGTAAACGGCGTATATGGTGAATATTTTAACAAGCCCTTCCCTGCCCGCAGCGCATTTCAGGTCGCAGCTCTGCCCCTCGGCTCGGACATCGAAGTTGAAGCAATCATCAACCTTAAATAA
- a CDS encoding ABC transporter ATP-binding protein: MVGIEVRGLSKTYQVDDRSIDALSNVSFTIEPGSFTAIVGYSGCGKTTLFRHLARLESPDAGSHAFLSQAGASMSDSLCLGMMFQEPRLLPWLTVAGNIKIALRHSRIFNHEKAINDALDTVGLAKFKNAYPKQLSGGMAQRVALARALCRQPDLLLMDEPFGALDALTKIQLQRQLAQIWAARPTTILFITHDISEAVLLADRVLVMADGRIVDEIAVPLARPRSAGMQDVEQIASRLMQRIVNRTYSQNGSVQ, from the coding sequence ATGGTCGGTATTGAGGTCAGGGGATTGTCCAAAACATATCAGGTTGATGACCGCAGCATCGACGCTCTGTCCAATGTTTCATTCACAATAGAGCCGGGTTCATTCACCGCCATTGTCGGATATAGCGGGTGCGGCAAGACCACGCTTTTCCGACATTTGGCAAGGCTGGAGTCTCCTGATGCTGGTTCCCATGCCTTTTTGTCGCAAGCAGGTGCATCAATGTCCGACTCACTTTGTCTGGGGATGATGTTTCAGGAACCGCGTTTATTACCGTGGTTGACGGTTGCCGGAAACATTAAAATAGCTTTGCGGCATAGTCGTATTTTTAATCATGAAAAAGCAATTAATGATGCTTTGGACACCGTAGGGTTGGCAAAGTTCAAGAATGCTTATCCCAAGCAACTGTCAGGAGGGATGGCGCAGCGTGTTGCGCTGGCCCGAGCCTTGTGTAGGCAGCCCGATCTCCTTTTGATGGATGAACCGTTTGGCGCTTTGGATGCCTTGACCAAAATTCAGCTGCAACGGCAATTGGCCCAGATTTGGGCAGCTCGGCCTACAACCATACTTTTTATTACTCACGATATTTCCGAAGCCGTTCTGTTGGCTGACCGGGTGCTGGTTATGGCTGATGGGCGGATTGTTGATGAGATAGCTGTTCCTCTTGCACGGCCACGCTCTGCCGGAATGCAGGATGTGGAACAGATTGCAAGTAGGCTGATGCAACGAATTGTTAACCGGACATACAGTCAAAATGGGAGTGTTCAATAA
- a CDS encoding DUF1611 domain-containing protein, which yields MFEAPYLLFLGDAPDALAAKMAQGIYDWRPEAVAGQFRMEDCGADLGIKDLSIKEAAEAGAKTLVIGVVNRGGVISESWKSILVEALEAGMDIASGLHTLLRDQPELVEAAEKNGRSLHDVRIPTVSYPIANGKKRAGKRCLAVGTDCSVGKMYTTLAMDREMKKQGRKSTFRPTGQTGILIEGNGVPLDAVIADFMAGSVEYITPENDADHWDFIEGQGSLFHASYSGVTMALIHGGQPDALILCHEPTRETMRGLPDYTLPSLEELRGMVMPIAKVVNPDCKAVACSINTQHMSEDEAMTYLAEVEKQMGLPAVDPFRQGAQRLVEALG from the coding sequence ATGTTTGAAGCACCATATTTACTTTTTCTCGGAGATGCTCCCGATGCTCTGGCTGCAAAAATGGCTCAGGGTATCTATGACTGGAGACCTGAAGCTGTTGCCGGACAGTTTCGTATGGAAGATTGCGGGGCCGATCTCGGAATTAAGGATCTTTCCATTAAAGAGGCGGCTGAAGCAGGCGCAAAAACTTTGGTCATCGGCGTTGTAAACCGCGGCGGAGTTATTTCCGAGAGCTGGAAGTCCATTTTAGTAGAAGCTCTCGAGGCCGGTATGGATATCGCGTCAGGTTTGCATACTTTGTTGCGTGATCAGCCTGAGCTTGTTGAGGCTGCCGAGAAAAACGGACGTTCCTTGCACGATGTGCGTATCCCTACTGTAAGTTATCCCATTGCAAATGGTAAAAAGCGCGCTGGCAAACGTTGCCTTGCCGTGGGTACAGACTGTTCTGTTGGTAAAATGTACACCACTCTCGCCATGGATCGCGAGATGAAAAAACAGGGACGTAAATCAACTTTTCGTCCAACAGGACAAACCGGAATTCTTATTGAAGGTAACGGTGTTCCTCTTGATGCTGTTATTGCCGACTTTATGGCTGGATCAGTTGAATACATCACTCCTGAGAATGATGCAGATCACTGGGATTTTATTGAAGGGCAGGGTAGCCTCTTTCATGCCTCATATTCCGGCGTGACCATGGCCTTGATCCATGGCGGACAGCCCGATGCTTTGATTCTTTGCCACGAGCCTACCCGTGAAACCATGCGCGGGCTCCCTGATTACACCTTGCCTTCTCTTGAAGAATTGCGGGGAATGGTTATGCCCATTGCCAAAGTTGTTAATCCCGATTGTAAGGCTGTTGCCTGTTCCATTAATACTCAGCACATGTCTGAAGATGAGGCCATGACCTATCTTGCCGAAGTGGAAAAACAAATGGGCCTTCCCGCTGTTGATCCTTTCCGTCAGGGTGCGCAGCGTCTGGTTGAGGCTCTGGGCTAA
- a CDS encoding TRAP transporter substrate-binding protein, with protein MSRISAMLIALVAVLVMSTAAFAGPTVIKLAHPNVPQHPMGQAFEKFKELVETRTDGKFRVDIYDSSKFGNFDAVVQGLQFNMLQMGSASTPNLAPFSDDFLIFDLPFLFPTYESADLITDGPIGMTAAKALEKTGIIGLGYIEIGFRNLWNNQRTVKTLADAKGLKIRSTPSKAHIATLKALGINPTPISWGEVYTALQQKTVDGIDIDLNLAWHNNFPEVNNNLTIVNSLYSPHLVMMSKRFLDSLDDADKVIVLEAFEEAKLYERKLIRDGEKEIMAKLADKGVTVYTLTPEERARWAEATKGVYAQFEKRIGKDLIERAKATIASGNK; from the coding sequence ATGTCTCGTATTTCCGCAATGCTGATCGCTCTCGTGGCTGTTCTGGTTATGTCCACCGCCGCGTTTGCAGGTCCCACTGTTATCAAATTGGCCCACCCCAACGTCCCCCAGCATCCCATGGGTCAGGCTTTTGAAAAATTCAAAGAACTCGTTGAAACCCGCACTGACGGCAAGTTCCGTGTCGATATTTACGACAGTTCCAAATTCGGTAACTTTGACGCAGTAGTTCAGGGCTTGCAGTTCAACATGTTGCAGATGGGCTCCGCTTCCACTCCGAACCTGGCACCTTTTTCCGATGATTTCCTGATTTTCGACCTGCCCTTCCTGTTCCCCACTTACGAGTCCGCTGACCTTATCACCGACGGTCCTATCGGCATGACCGCAGCTAAAGCACTGGAAAAAACCGGCATCATCGGCCTCGGCTACATTGAAATCGGTTTCCGTAACCTCTGGAACAACCAACGCACCGTTAAGACTCTTGCAGACGCCAAGGGCCTCAAAATCCGCTCCACTCCTTCTAAAGCACACATCGCAACTCTGAAGGCTCTCGGCATCAACCCCACTCCTATTTCCTGGGGTGAAGTATACACCGCTTTGCAGCAGAAAACTGTTGATGGTATCGACATCGACCTGAACCTCGCATGGCACAACAACTTCCCCGAAGTTAACAACAACCTGACCATCGTTAACTCCCTGTACTCCCCCCACCTCGTTATGATGTCCAAGCGTTTCCTCGACTCTCTCGACGACGCTGACAAAGTAATCGTTCTCGAAGCTTTCGAAGAAGCTAAACTGTACGAGCGTAAGCTTATCCGTGACGGCGAAAAAGAAATCATGGCTAAACTGGCCGACAAAGGCGTGACCGTTTACACTCTCACTCCTGAAGAACGTGCTCGCTGGGCTGAAGCCACCAAAGGCGTATACGCACAGTTTGAAAAACGTATCGGTAAAGACCTGATTGAAAGAGCTAAAGCAACTATCGCTTCCGGCAATAAATAA
- a CDS encoding dipeptide epimerase, giving the protein MKISVTKDVFPLAQVFTIARGSRTEAVVLRVEIEENGFTGRGECVPYARYNETVESVTAQIEGMDIPLTLEELQSVLPAGAARNAVDCALWDLEAKKAGVSVWKLAGISEPTPEITAYTLSLGTPEAMEKQAAENSDRPLLKTKLGGGIEDISRIEAVRRGAPDARIIVDANEGWTADIYREMAPVLVRLGVEMVEQPLPASNDDALLEIERVLPVCADESCHDRDSLASLKGKYDMINIKLDKTGGLTEALKLREAALAEGYKVMVGCMVGSSLAMAPAVLVASGAAIVDLDGPLLLAEDREYPLEYDDKFVFPPQSSLWG; this is encoded by the coding sequence ATGAAAATATCGGTTACAAAAGATGTTTTTCCACTGGCGCAGGTTTTTACCATTGCGCGTGGATCGCGGACCGAAGCTGTCGTGCTGCGGGTCGAAATTGAGGAAAACGGTTTTACCGGGCGTGGGGAATGCGTTCCCTATGCCCGTTACAACGAAACCGTTGAATCTGTGACAGCCCAGATTGAAGGGATGGATATTCCATTGACTCTCGAGGAATTGCAATCCGTCTTGCCTGCCGGAGCGGCTCGTAATGCTGTAGATTGCGCTCTTTGGGACCTTGAAGCCAAAAAAGCAGGAGTCTCCGTTTGGAAGCTGGCAGGAATCAGTGAGCCGACACCGGAAATAACCGCTTACACCCTTTCTCTCGGCACCCCGGAAGCAATGGAAAAACAGGCTGCTGAGAATTCCGATCGTCCTTTGCTGAAAACAAAACTCGGCGGTGGAATCGAAGATATCTCCCGCATTGAGGCTGTACGCAGGGGAGCACCTGATGCCCGCATAATCGTGGACGCCAATGAGGGCTGGACCGCAGATATTTATCGTGAAATGGCTCCGGTGCTGGTTCGTCTCGGGGTGGAAATGGTTGAACAGCCGCTTCCCGCTTCAAACGATGACGCCTTGCTGGAGATCGAAAGAGTTCTTCCTGTCTGCGCCGATGAATCCTGTCATGACCGGGATTCTTTGGCTTCCTTGAAGGGCAAGTATGATATGATCAACATCAAGCTGGATAAAACTGGCGGTCTGACCGAAGCCTTGAAACTTCGTGAAGCTGCTTTGGCTGAAGGGTATAAGGTTATGGTCGGTTGCATGGTCGGTTCTTCGCTGGCTATGGCTCCCGCAGTGCTGGTGGCCAGTGGTGCCGCTATCGTAGACCTTGACGGGCCTTTGCTTTTGGCCGAAGACAGGGAATATCCTCTGGAATACGATGACAAATTTGTCTTTCCCCCGCAAAGTTCTTTGTGGGGTTAG